A genome region from Anaerobacillus alkaliphilus includes the following:
- a CDS encoding DUF421 domain-containing protein: MVIETTKLVVLFLLVFTVMRLLGKTLLSQWTAYDLVTIIFLSYAALGAVKINSFFHAVICIISIGTLYVIISRLSLFQALTNIIIGEPTILIKHGTIIQKNLKKIRYSLAELLSMIRTFGYPDIKDIEYAILEPNGKISVIPIKELQPLTVQHCQINVEYTGLPLSLIIEGKIQKGNLTIINKDEAWLEKHIVEKGFKDIKEIYYAYIKDNEDSFTILNYQ; this comes from the coding sequence GTGGTAATAGAAACAACAAAATTGGTGGTGTTATTTCTTTTAGTCTTTACTGTCATGCGTCTTCTTGGTAAAACTTTACTGTCGCAATGGACAGCATACGATCTAGTCACTATTATATTTTTGTCTTATGCAGCCTTAGGCGCGGTAAAGATTAACAGCTTCTTCCATGCGGTGATTTGCATTATTAGCATAGGAACTTTGTATGTCATCATATCTAGATTAAGTTTGTTCCAAGCTTTAACGAATATTATTATTGGTGAACCCACCATTTTGATCAAGCATGGCACCATTATCCAAAAAAACCTAAAGAAAATTCGCTATTCTTTGGCTGAACTGCTTTCCATGATTCGCACTTTTGGTTATCCAGATATTAAGGATATCGAGTACGCTATTCTAGAACCAAATGGAAAAATTAGTGTAATTCCTATAAAGGAGTTACAACCGTTAACGGTTCAACATTGTCAAATCAACGTTGAATACACAGGACTGCCCTTGTCACTTATTATTGAGGGGAAAATTCAAAAAGGAAATTTGACCATAATTAACAAGGACGAAGCCTGGTTGGAAAAGCATATTGTTGAAAAGGGTTTTAAAGACATTAAGGAAATATATTATGCGTATATAAAGGATAATGAGGACTCGTTTACAATTCTTAATTATCAATAA
- a CDS encoding iron-containing alcohol dehydrogenase family protein — MMQAIQVQAGPSVYQCEEDVLLSLEEKLLKYGFRNVLVIHGEKSWKAVEPYFPAFKELVATFVPYSGHCSENEIDRVAEHQADVIVGIGGGTVLDLTKAVANKIGKDAVLIPTLAATCAAWTPLSVIYDDQDRFVRFEVFPRANLLVLIEPRVLLTSPPEYLRAGIADTLAKWYEARALTEQLETKRVSIELAVNTAKLCKDVLLEHGAAAIEALNKGVSNHSFIQVIETNILAGGLVGSLGDRYGRIAAAHSVHNALTQFEETHHLLHGEKVAYGILVQLALEKRVDELVELQPYYHELQLPYLFTHLKLDFESLETKQKIAEWTLKKGESIHMMGQYFTEEDIILALETVEETLKKLLKGRYST, encoded by the coding sequence ATGATGCAAGCCATTCAAGTTCAAGCAGGCCCAAGTGTTTATCAGTGTGAAGAGGATGTTCTCTTAAGTCTAGAAGAAAAACTTCTTAAATATGGCTTTCGGAACGTTCTGGTTATCCACGGGGAAAAATCGTGGAAAGCAGTAGAACCTTATTTTCCAGCTTTCAAGGAGCTAGTAGCAACTTTTGTTCCCTACTCAGGTCATTGTTCAGAAAATGAGATTGACAGAGTTGCCGAACATCAGGCGGATGTCATAGTGGGAATTGGTGGAGGAACGGTGTTAGATCTTACGAAGGCTGTTGCTAATAAGATCGGCAAAGATGCTGTTCTCATACCAACACTTGCAGCAACTTGTGCGGCATGGACACCGCTAAGTGTAATCTACGACGATCAAGACCGTTTTGTCAGATTTGAAGTGTTTCCAAGGGCCAACTTGCTAGTTTTGATTGAACCTAGGGTACTTTTAACTTCTCCTCCTGAATACTTGAGGGCTGGGATTGCTGATACCTTAGCAAAGTGGTATGAAGCAAGAGCTCTTACGGAGCAATTGGAAACAAAGCGAGTGTCAATTGAATTAGCAGTGAATACCGCCAAGTTATGTAAGGATGTCCTTCTCGAACACGGTGCCGCAGCCATCGAGGCCTTAAATAAAGGTGTCAGCAATCATTCTTTTATCCAGGTGATTGAAACCAATATCCTGGCAGGTGGCTTAGTAGGAAGCTTGGGAGATCGTTATGGTCGAATTGCAGCCGCTCACTCGGTTCACAATGCGTTAACACAGTTTGAGGAAACCCATCATCTTTTACATGGTGAAAAGGTCGCATATGGCATACTTGTTCAATTAGCCCTTGAAAAAAGGGTGGATGAACTCGTCGAGTTACAACCTTATTATCATGAACTACAATTACCTTATCTTTTTACACACTTAAAACTTGATTTCGAGAGTCTTGAAACCAAGCAAAAAATTGCTGAATGGACATTAAAAAAAGGTGAATCCATTCATATGATGGGACAATATTTTACCGAAGAAGACATTATTTTAGCGTTAGAAACTGTAGAGGAAACTCTAAAAAAACTATTAAAAGGGAGATATTCAACATGA
- a CDS encoding NUDIX domain-containing protein, translated as MKKLTKVTAYITRKMEGKFQLLTMLEEGVESYGLQVPGGTVEEGETLEDCLLREIEEEAQLQQLEIKSYLGECSYFLEAKQAYITRHYFHLTIEECLDRFTVVVRSQDEDNGWIYHYRWTDLQTDHPPTLGGHLGGCLPKLLVTLEENGKINM; from the coding sequence ATGAAAAAATTAACGAAAGTAACTGCGTATATTACTCGTAAAATGGAAGGGAAATTCCAGTTGTTGACGATGTTGGAAGAGGGCGTCGAGTCTTACGGCCTACAAGTTCCTGGTGGAACAGTAGAGGAAGGCGAAACGTTAGAAGATTGTTTGCTAAGAGAGATTGAAGAAGAAGCACAGCTTCAACAGTTAGAAATAAAATCGTATCTAGGTGAATGCTCGTACTTTTTGGAAGCCAAACAAGCCTACATCACTCGTCACTATTTTCATCTTACCATTGAAGAATGTTTAGATAGGTTTACTGTAGTGGTTCGTAGTCAGGACGAGGATAATGGTTGGATTTATCATTATCGTTGGACCGATCTACAAACGGATCATCCCCCGACACTTGGGGGGCATTTAGGAGGATGTTTACCAAAGTTGCTTGTTACTTTGGAGGAAAATGGTAAAATAAACATGTAA
- a CDS encoding undecaprenyl-diphosphatase — protein MDYQLFKAINRLAGRNSMLDKYMIAVSKKYYFLLIIVLIYISLTGYIDRKVVKKALVSYCLSISIAYVLNQFFYKPRPFLEHQVNLLIPAKKTSSFPSKHTLFLFVVSSTLFFHDRIVGSYLWGLSVLTGISRVWLGHHYPFDILGSAIIGSMTSSVVERLENAKFSLK, from the coding sequence ATGGATTACCAATTATTTAAAGCCATTAACCGACTAGCTGGTCGTAACTCAATGCTTGATAAATATATGATCGCAGTTTCAAAAAAGTATTATTTTTTATTGATTATTGTCTTAATTTACATATCATTGACAGGTTATATCGACAGAAAAGTTGTGAAGAAAGCTTTGGTGTCTTATTGCCTTTCAATATCAATAGCTTATGTATTGAATCAGTTTTTTTATAAACCACGACCATTTTTAGAACATCAGGTTAACTTACTCATTCCAGCAAAGAAAACGTCTTCTTTTCCAAGTAAGCACACGTTGTTTTTATTCGTGGTATCTTCTACACTTTTCTTCCATGACCGTATTGTAGGTTCATATCTATGGGGATTATCTGTACTAACTGGTATTTCTAGAGTGTGGCTTGGACATCACTATCCTTTTGACATTCTTGGTAGTGCAATCATTGGTAGTATGACGAGTAGTGTTGTAGAGAGATTAGAAAACGCTAAATTTTCTCTGAAATAA
- a CDS encoding class I SAM-dependent methyltransferase has protein sequence MLTQTTVGQAAEYFQLLSLEASCDQQEFWDYLILHHDEKAYEFQELVSTVSKENQRIVYPTKNQDLQFSLDVAKMLADFYLHYCTWVSEASYHPKRILDIGCDNGILTCFYAFLYPEAEVVGIDKTKDGIRIASELATRLGLTNITFQQMDYRNIRRLYPSDSFDMITSVRVFHEIIGTLPVPLYWSLEEFLRTSPLSSDYRYLEIIEELLTEDGVYLSTERLESPAALGLWSNMLEAVDLSIDWESSSFIEFHETGVRQKAPIVVATQSNRGKPTMEGITQLYLRNVENKAIGSFSSVAAELMFHQQEPKQFQTGRLLKFHDHWYQIRYEIWSTDTAILVYGCGNMGYRKLEILPLAETEKAYLIVEELFGQYSEQAAVGSYTSLEEREELSD, from the coding sequence ATGTTAACACAAACGACAGTCGGGCAAGCTGCAGAGTATTTTCAACTTCTTTCTTTAGAAGCTAGTTGTGATCAGCAAGAGTTCTGGGATTATTTAATTCTACACCACGATGAAAAAGCTTACGAGTTTCAGGAATTAGTTTCGACTGTTTCAAAGGAAAATCAACGGATCGTTTATCCAACGAAAAATCAGGATCTACAGTTTAGTCTTGATGTAGCTAAAATGTTAGCAGACTTTTATTTACACTATTGTACATGGGTTTCGGAGGCTTCGTATCACCCAAAACGAATTTTAGATATAGGCTGTGATAACGGAATTTTAACATGCTTCTATGCTTTTTTATATCCGGAGGCAGAAGTGGTTGGTATCGATAAAACGAAGGATGGAATTCGGATTGCTAGCGAATTAGCGACAAGACTAGGTTTGACAAATATTACGTTTCAGCAAATGGATTATCGTAACATTCGTCGATTATATCCTAGTGATTCCTTTGACATGATTACCTCAGTGCGAGTTTTTCATGAAATCATAGGTACTCTTCCAGTGCCATTATACTGGTCACTCGAGGAGTTTTTGAGAACATCTCCCTTGAGTTCAGATTATCGCTATCTAGAGATCATTGAAGAATTGTTAACCGAGGACGGAGTCTATCTATCAACAGAACGTTTAGAAAGTCCAGCAGCTTTAGGTCTATGGTCTAATATGCTAGAGGCGGTTGACCTTTCGATTGATTGGGAGAGTTCAAGCTTCATAGAATTTCATGAAACAGGCGTTCGCCAGAAAGCCCCTATTGTTGTAGCGACGCAGTCAAACAGGGGTAAACCCACAATGGAAGGCATAACGCAGCTCTATTTGAGAAATGTTGAAAATAAAGCTATTGGCTCCTTTTCAAGTGTCGCTGCAGAGCTTATGTTTCATCAGCAAGAACCAAAGCAATTCCAAACGGGACGGTTACTAAAATTCCATGATCACTGGTACCAAATTCGTTATGAAATATGGTCTACAGATACCGCTATCCTTGTGTATGGGTGTGGAAATATGGGGTATCGGAAACTAGAGATTCTGCCTCTAGCAGAAACTGAAAAAGCTTATTTGATAGTAGAGGAACTTTTCGGCCAATATTCAGAACAAGCAGCCGTAGGTTCATATACATCTCTAGAAGAGCGCGAGGAGTTAAGTGACTAA
- a CDS encoding HAD family hydrolase, translating into MRLYISDLDGTLANSEKAISSRSQQVLNELIDQDIQFTIATARSYASLKDIIEPLKLKLPLILFNGALIYDPIKNKTILSNFLSRETAKEIIQSYEAHGVTPIVYIINGDGEDKVLYKGVFNKGEDDYMGDRIKNHDDRFIQVDNFYDYLDEQIVSINGINTNLTLAPVYEKLKQNKEIICHYAEDIYSKYYWLEILDKNCTKGQAVKYLKEYLNASTLVCFGDQLNDRTMFECACERYAVANAHSDIKSLATDILLSNNEDGVAEFLYERYRKVNL; encoded by the coding sequence ATGAGACTTTACATATCGGATTTAGACGGCACACTAGCCAATTCTGAAAAGGCGATCAGTTCAAGATCGCAACAAGTACTAAACGAACTTATTGATCAGGATATTCAATTTACGATTGCAACAGCTCGGTCCTATGCATCATTAAAGGATATTATTGAGCCACTCAAATTAAAGTTACCTCTAATTCTTTTTAACGGGGCTTTAATCTATGATCCTATCAAGAATAAAACAATTCTTTCTAATTTTTTATCGCGGGAGACTGCAAAGGAAATTATCCAATCTTACGAGGCTCATGGAGTTACACCAATTGTCTATATCATCAATGGAGATGGAGAAGATAAGGTCTTGTATAAAGGGGTTTTTAACAAGGGTGAAGACGATTACATGGGTGATCGGATAAAAAATCATGATGATAGGTTTATTCAAGTTGATAATTTTTATGATTATTTAGATGAGCAGATTGTCAGTATCAATGGCATTAATACTAATCTAACACTTGCGCCTGTGTATGAGAAACTAAAGCAAAACAAAGAGATTATCTGTCATTATGCTGAGGACATTTATTCGAAATATTATTGGCTAGAAATATTAGATAAAAATTGTACAAAAGGGCAGGCGGTTAAATATTTGAAAGAGTACTTGAATGCTAGCACGTTAGTGTGCTTCGGCGATCAGTTAAATGATCGGACGATGTTTGAGTGTGCCTGTGAAAGATATGCTGTTGCAAACGCTCATAGTGACATTAAATCACTCGCAACAGATATCCTCTTAAGTAACAATGAAGATGGTGTAGCTGAGTTTCTTTATGAGAGATATCGGAAGGTGAATTTGTGA
- a CDS encoding MetQ/NlpA family ABC transporter substrate-binding protein gives MKKLLLSVVASLSLFAMAACGSSDTAGKPLSENQLKIGVTAGPHEQIMEKVKEVAAEKGLEIQIEVFTEYVMPNVALAEGDLDVNSFQHKPYLDNFKSERNLDLIEVATNVNFPMGIYSIGLGNVSELQAGDKVGLPNDPTNGARALILFEAAGLITLKEGIGVKATVNDIVENPLNLNFIELEASQLPRQLDELAAAAINTNFAVEHGFVPTRDSIFIEPNDSPWVNVIAVRTENKDDAVIKKLIEAYHSEEVKQFIIDTFEGSVVPSW, from the coding sequence ATGAAAAAATTATTATTATCAGTAGTAGCATCTTTATCATTATTCGCTATGGCAGCTTGCGGTAGCTCTGACACAGCAGGCAAACCACTTTCTGAAAATCAATTAAAAATTGGGGTAACTGCTGGACCGCATGAGCAAATCATGGAAAAAGTAAAAGAAGTAGCAGCTGAAAAAGGTCTAGAAATTCAAATTGAAGTATTCACTGAGTATGTAATGCCAAATGTGGCACTTGCAGAAGGTGACCTTGATGTAAACAGCTTCCAACACAAACCATACTTAGACAACTTTAAGTCAGAGCGTAATCTTGATCTAATCGAAGTTGCAACAAACGTAAACTTCCCAATGGGAATTTACTCAATTGGCCTTGGAAATGTATCTGAGTTACAAGCAGGTGACAAAGTGGGTCTACCAAACGATCCGACAAACGGAGCGAGAGCATTAATCCTTTTTGAAGCTGCAGGATTAATTACGCTTAAAGAAGGCATTGGAGTAAAAGCAACAGTTAACGATATTGTGGAAAATCCATTAAACTTAAATTTCATTGAGTTAGAAGCGTCACAATTACCTCGTCAATTAGATGAATTAGCTGCAGCTGCAATTAACACAAACTTTGCAGTAGAACACGGTTTTGTACCAACTAGAGACTCTATTTTTATCGAGCCTAATGACTCTCCTTGGGTAAACGTAATTGCTGTTCGTACAGAAAATAAAGACGATGCTGTCATTAAGAAATTAATCGAAGCTTACCACTCAGAAGAAGTAAAGCAATTTATTATCGACACATTTGAAGGTTCAGTAGTACCTTCTTGGTAA
- a CDS encoding pyridoxal phosphate-dependent aminotransferase, translating into MKQFQQSKTLGSLPKQFFAKLVQKVEKVKQDHDDVINLGQGNPDQPTPLHIVKALQEAAANPLYHKYSPFRGYGFLKEAVATYYQREYDVVLDPHTEVAVMFGTKTGLVEISQCLLNQGDIALVPDPGYPDYWSGVVMAGGEMSFMPLLEENKYLPDFTKITEETFEKAKLMFLNYPNNPTGAVATKELFEEAIMLGEKHDICIVHDFAYGAIGFDEQKPLSFMQVPGAKNVGVEMMTLSKTYNMAGWRVGFAVGNPSVIEALNLIQDHYYCSVFGGIQEAAATALLESQSCVDELVSQYESRRNVFIEALSEIGWKVEAPKGSFFAWLPIPPTYSSEQFADLLLEKARVVVAPGNGFGQFGEGYVRVGLLSDEDQLREAARRIGELEIEWGNV; encoded by the coding sequence ATGAAACAGTTTCAACAATCAAAGACGTTGGGGAGCCTTCCAAAGCAGTTTTTTGCAAAGTTGGTTCAGAAGGTGGAGAAGGTAAAACAAGACCATGATGATGTGATTAATCTAGGTCAAGGAAATCCAGATCAACCGACACCTTTGCATATTGTTAAGGCACTTCAAGAGGCAGCCGCCAATCCTCTGTATCATAAGTATTCACCATTTCGTGGGTATGGCTTTCTCAAAGAAGCGGTCGCTACATATTACCAACGGGAGTATGATGTAGTTCTTGATCCCCACACAGAAGTGGCTGTGATGTTTGGTACGAAAACAGGATTGGTCGAAATCAGTCAATGCTTGTTAAACCAGGGAGATATCGCGTTAGTCCCAGATCCGGGTTATCCAGATTACTGGTCGGGTGTTGTCATGGCTGGTGGTGAAATGTCGTTTATGCCACTTTTGGAAGAAAACAAGTATTTGCCAGATTTTACGAAGATTACTGAAGAGACATTTGAGAAGGCCAAATTAATGTTTCTGAACTACCCCAATAATCCAACGGGTGCAGTTGCTACGAAAGAATTGTTTGAAGAAGCAATTATGCTTGGAGAAAAACATGACATTTGTATTGTTCATGACTTTGCTTACGGAGCGATTGGTTTTGATGAACAGAAACCATTGAGCTTTATGCAAGTGCCTGGAGCTAAAAATGTTGGTGTTGAGATGATGACTCTATCGAAAACCTATAATATGGCGGGCTGGCGAGTAGGGTTTGCAGTAGGGAACCCAAGTGTGATTGAGGCATTGAATTTAATTCAAGATCACTATTATTGTAGTGTGTTTGGTGGCATACAAGAAGCAGCTGCTACGGCATTACTAGAGTCGCAATCATGTGTGGATGAACTTGTTTCCCAATACGAGAGTCGTAGAAATGTCTTTATTGAAGCGCTCAGTGAAATTGGTTGGAAGGTTGAAGCACCTAAAGGTTCCTTCTTTGCTTGGTTACCTATACCACCAACGTATAGCTCAGAACAATTTGCTGATTTATTACTTGAAAAAGCTAGAGTGGTTGTTGCCCCTGGGAATGGCTTCGGACAATTTGGTGAGGGGTATGTGCGGGTTGGACTTTTGAGTGATGAAGATCAATTAAGAGAAGCTGCCCGTCGCATTGGTGAGTTAGAAATTGAATGGGGGAATGTATGA